A stretch of the Lactuca sativa cultivar Salinas chromosome 9, Lsat_Salinas_v11, whole genome shotgun sequence genome encodes the following:
- the LOC128129237 gene encoding protein FAR1-RELATED SEQUENCE 5-like, translating to MYSEYAEIGGFDVRLGTQSRFDNKIIKKKHVICNRGGKQKKKSCDTLGTSGVRRKRNSNSRAIGCQAKIIFESVYGTPNDKVFQFDELHNHPLEKRSDLKKARQMSYSEKEFIVRASTSKIGPTMAHKLRASLRGGYEFVKPKVVDYKNLRRDINRVIGYKDAQMRVNTMNDRRAQYPNYSFEFNCQDDVLDCMFWVDEMEKAYYAEFGDVISFDATFRTNKYRMVFVPFTAIDHHKKSVTVGSGLLSNESIESYSWLLKAFLKTHGKEPTLVLTDQDAAIKQAVENVFRNSKHRLCMWHIMKKLKKKISDDLFTNTDFRKRFSKLVWDINMKPDVFETTSRSESMNSFFNTYSESGNLLLNFMMNYDTAIQKQRNTQREFDRASKKASYKMQTPREIELQASKMVGKFTLCSTKTVKVILKMDLKHAFTIMMRCGVKEILEMYILKRWRKDVISRNYHFSSVQSDSGDCENVKLVNDSYYSFESCLDIVRDDKKRLALFVEKQQMLLKEFESDYISPGLKSKTHGEVVCKLLGVTIPIPEEINIHVPEVQSNKGSGIKKRIPSVGEVAYENSKKEHRMCSGCGKRVPHNLRTCPERVGAAKSAKDS from the exons ATGTATTCTGAGTATGCTGAAATTGGTGGTTTTGATGTTAGACTGGGCACACAGTCAAGGTTTGATAACAAGATTATAAAGAAGAAACATGTTATATGTAATCGTGGTGGTAAACAGAAAAAGAAATCTTGTGACACATTAGGTACAAGTGGTGTTAGGAGGAAACGAAATTCAAATTCAAGAGCTATTGGTTGTCAAGCAAAGATTATATTTGAATCTGTGTATGGAACTCCAAATGATAAAGTTTTTCAGTTTGATGAACTTCACAACCATCCACTTGAGAAGAGAAGCGATTTAAAAAAGGcgagacaaatgtcatattcagaAAAAGAGTTTATTGTGCGTGcttccacatcaaaaataggtccaACTATGGCTCATAAGTTGAGGGCAAGTCTGAGAGGTGGGTATGAGTTTGTAAAGCCCAAAGTAGTTGACTATAAAAATTTAAGGAGAGATATCAACAGGGTTATTGGTTATAAAGATGCCCAAATGAGAGTAAACACAATGAATGACCGTCGAGCTCAATATCCAAATTACTCATTTGAGTTTAATTGTCAAGATGATGTTTTGGACTGTATGTTTTGGGTTGATGAAATGGAGAAGGCATATTATGCTGAATTTGGTGATGTTATCTCGTTTGATGCGACTTTCCGAACAAACAA GTATCGAATGGTTTTTGTTCCGTTTACTGCTATTGACCATCATAAAAAATCGGTTACTGTTGGATCTGGGTTGCTAAGCAATGaaagcattgagtcttactcttgGTTGCTTAAAGCATTTCTTAAAACTCATGGGAAAGAACCAACACTTGTTTTAACTGATCAAGATGCTGCAATAAAACAAGCTGTTGAGAATGTGTTTCGTAATTCAAAGCACCGATTATGTATGTGGCATAtaatgaaaaagttgaaaaaaaaa ATATCAGATGATTTATTTACAAACACAGACTTTAGAAAAAGGTTTTCGAAGCTTGTTTGGGACATTAATATGAAACCTGATGTTTTTGAG ACTACATCGAGGTCAGAGAGTATGAACTCATTTTTTAATACATATTCAGAAAGTGGGAACTTACTTTTGAATTTCATGATGAATTACGACACTGCCATTCAAAAGCAAAGGAATACTCAACGAGAGTTTGATAGGGCATCAAAGAAAGCATCATATAAAATGCAAACACCTCGAGAAATAGAACTGCAAGCTTCAAAG ATGGTTGGGAAGTTTACATTGTGCAGCACAAAAAcagtaaaagtgattttaaaaatgGATTTAAA ACATGCTTTTACAATAATGATGAGATGTGGTGTTAAAGAAATTCTTGAAATGTACATTTTGAAGAGATGGAGAAAGGATGTGATATCAAGAAATTATCATTTTAGTTCTGTTCAATCTGATTCAGGTGATTGTGAGAATGTAAAGCTAGTCAATGATTCATATTATAGTTTTGAATCATGTTTGGATATTGTAAGAGATGACAAAAAGAGATTGGCTTTGTTTGTTGAGAAACAACAAATGTTGTTGAAGGAATTTGAGAGTGATTATATTTCTCCTGGATTGAAAAGCAAGACACATGGTGAAGTCGTATGCAAGCTTTTGGGTGTTACTATACCTATTCCAGAAGAGATTAATATTCATGTTCCTGAAGTTCAAAGCAATAAAGGTTCTGGAATCAAGAAAAGAATTCCAAGTGTAGGTGAAGTAGCATATGAAAATTCTAAAAAAGAACATAGAATGTGTTCAGGATGTGGAAAGCGAGTTCCACACAATTTACGTACTTGTCCAGAAAGAGTTGGAGCTGCTAAATCAGCAAAAGACAGTTAg